The region AGCGCCGACTGTCTTGTCGGCACAGCGGGAGCGGATAGAAGCGGGTCTGCGTGGCGGCAGATTTACCGGGCGGTTGAGCATGGTTTGGCAAGGTCTCAGTGCGAAAACAAGAATGTGGTGCAACGCTTTCCGGGGGAGATTCAGGCTTTCGCCAAAAATTTTGTGGAAATTCAGGAAAAACGCCATGAGGCGGACTATGACCCTGATTCGGAATACAGGCTTGCCGATGTGCAAATGTGGCTTGATTCCGCCAAACTTTACATCAAGCGGCTGGAGGGCGCGTCAATTAAAGACCGCCGCGCTTTTGCCGTATGGGTTACAGTAAAAAATCGTTAGTAGAGCAGTTGTTGGGCGGGCGGCAGAGCCGCCTACCTGTCATTCCGTGCTACGACACGGAATCCAGAGGGGATAGGGGGGAATATCCAACCTTTGCGGGCGAGTTTGTGTATAATTGAAACATGAAACTCAAGGTTGTAATACACAAAGCCGAAGAGGGCGGATATTGGGCGGAAGTGCCTTCCATTCCGGGTTGCGCCACACAGGGTGAAAC is a window of Candidatus Dadabacteria bacterium DNA encoding:
- a CDS encoding type II toxin-antitoxin system HicB family antitoxin; this encodes MKLKVVIHKAEEGGYWAEVPSIPGCATQGETFDDLLTNLYEAVEGCLSVDVEESDVK